From the Huiozyma naganishii CBS 8797 chromosome 2, complete genome genome, one window contains:
- the KNAG0B06280 gene encoding uncharacterized protein: protein MATKIIERLYNTDPELTYKPDLVKYETVHLPKITSYREELASKFPQETVLKPGLLADKGIEIPLDFESSVFKDGPKLAKASGFFTDRELEILELKAIEIIERIAAGEQTALETITAFIKQAAIAQQVTNCAMDFFPEEAFERARELDKYFAETGKTVGPMHGLPVSVKEHYAFKGKVTSCGFVSKLNDVEEIDAYITDLFKKTGAVYYIRTTQPQTIMHLDSFNNIIGLCRNPYNTALSPGGSSSGEAALVGMRGSPLGCGSDIGGSIRCPAAFCNIWGLKPTARRLSCLGSRSQFTKHSNEMILPTFGPMANSADDLELFMKVCSDSKPWLYDNYVLRMPWIKDVKFAIGDLKIAIVLDDGVVKPSPPILRALLLAKKALESAGVGKIIEWESFKTVEALEICYNAYTKDGNFNARAVLGASGEPLAPLTEHYMRFGTGDKKLSNLEIMECENRRDVLRQEFQLKMNERDIDFILTPAYFAPAGIPHKIKYWGYTAVYNILDLPGVSFPTGIKVNKSIDKKDVNYQPRNDMEEYEYPMYDEEVYDGMPIGLMLQGRRYHDEETLAAAKLIQEVISKASRT from the coding sequence ATGGCTACAAAGATTATTGAAAGACTTTACAATACCGATCCAGAACTAACTTACAAACCGGACCTGGTGAAGTATGAAACCGTTCATCTTCCCAAAATTACATCATATCGTGAGGAACTTGCTTCTAAGTTTCCCCAAGAAACTGTTTTGAAACCTGGACTGCTGGCAGATAAAGGTATCGAGATTCCCCTAGACTTTGAATCGAGTGTGTTCAAAGATGGACCCAAACTTGCTAAAGCCAGTGGTTTTTTCACTGACCGGGAACTGGAAATTCTTGAGTTGAAGGCGATAGAAATAATTGAACGGATTGCTGCGGGTGAACAAACTGCACTGGAAACTATTACCGCCTTCATTAAGCAAGCAGCTATTGCTCAACAAGTTACAAATTGTGCAATGGACTTCTTTCCCGAGGAGGCCTTCGAAAGGGCACGCGAACTGGATAAATATTTTGCAGAAACGGGTAAAACTGTAGGACCTATGCATGGGTTGCCCGTATCCGTCAAAGAACACTACGCATTTAAGGGGAAAGTTACCAGCTGTGGGTTTGTTTCCAAACTCAATGACGTCGAAGAAATAGACGCGTATATCACtgacttgttcaaaaaaacaGGTGCAGTATATTACATCAGAACCACCCAGCCACAAACAATTATGCACTTggactccttcaacaacattaTTGGCCTGTGTCGCAACCCATACAATACTGCGTTGTCCCCCGGGGGATCCTCCTCCGGTGAGGCCGCACTGGTTGGTATGAGGGGTTCGCCTTTAGGTTGTGGTAGTGATATTGGTGGGTCCATCCGCTGTCCTGCAGCCTTCTGTAATATATGGGGGCTAAAGCCCACAGCTAGAAGACTCTCCTGTCTTGGATCTCGTTCTCAATTTACCAAACACTCCAACGAAATGATTCTACCCACTTTCGGACCCATGGCAAACTCGGCAGATGATTTAGAACTTTTCATGAAAGTTTGTTCAGACAGTAAGCCATGGCTTTACGATAATTATGTTCTTCGTATGCCATGGATCAAAGATGTCAAGTTCGCGATTGGTGATTTGAAGATAGCAATTGTGTTGGATGACGGCGTCGTAAAGCCAAGCCCCCCAATATTGCGGGCATTGCTGCTTGCCAAAAAAGCTCTTGAGAGTGCCGGAGTTGGGAAGATTATTGAATGGGAGAGCTTTAAGACCGTGGAAGCCTTGGAGATCTGTTACAATGCCTACACAAAGGATGGTAATTTCAATGCAAGGGCTGTTTTGGGTGCCTCTGGGGAACCTTTGGCTCCCCTAACTGAACATTATATGAGATTTGGTACCGGTGATAAAAAACTGTCAAATCTGGAAATAATGGAATGTGAGAATAGAAGAGACGTCCTACGTCAAGAATTCCAACTGAAAATGAATGAAAGAGACAttgattttattttaaCCCCAGCGTATTTTGCTCCGGCAGGGATTCCACATAAGATCAAATATTGGGGGTACACCGCAGTGTATAACATTCTCGACTTGCCAGGTGTGAGTTTCCCTACGGGCATAAAGGTTAATAAATCTATCGACAAAAAAGATGTCAACTATCAACCAAGGAACGATATGGAGGAGTATGAATACCCAATGtatgatgaagaagtgTATGATGGGATGCCAATTGGGTTAATGCTTCAAGGTAGACGCTACCatgatgaagaaactttAGCTGCCGCCAAATTGATTCAAGAAGTAATTTCAAAAGCCTCAAGGACTTGA
- the BER1 gene encoding Ber1p (similar to Saccharomyces cerevisiae YLR412W; ancestral locus Anc_4.279), with the protein MSDVGLVKRRLATGHMKSKPFEEVLASFRNIIRDSKMFESLSKQLQPWMRNLTRIRCLAIGSFTEDIPARYQLALLLELSDLIKAETQGNTVSVSLYDPVFNESDLNFIEKMCTDWTVEKEVEGSKEDSESTLFFLPHAPLDLTESVLSREKPMYLLANNIISHTDRYTKVQLYEKYPLMCKLVYFSAPDSLGIGTKAKHDGFSTFIPKRKRKNNKYILKEPEIDFQKVDSYFTTCTVVYDFENGQQLRNQPWVNSFSDLCLHSLW; encoded by the coding sequence ATGAGTGATGTTGGTTTGGTTAAAAGGCGCCTAGCTACAGGCCACATGAAGAGCAAACCATTTGAAGAGGTTTTAGCGTCGTTCCGAAATATTATTAGAGATTCAAAGATGTTCGAAAGTCTGTCAAAACAGCTGCAGCCTTGGATGAGAAATTTAACGAGAATACGATGTTTGGCTATAGGATCGTTTACAGAAGATATCCCCGCAAGATACCAGCTTGCACTACTATTGGAGTTATCCGACCTAATAAAGGCCGAAACCCAGGGGAATACAGTATCGGTATCGTTATACGATCCAGTGTTCAATGAATCTGATTTGAATTTTATAGAGAAAATGTGCACCGATTGGACTGTCGAGAAGGAAGTTGAGGGGTCCAAAGAGGATTCGGAATCGAcacttttctttcttccccATGCACCTCTCGATCTAACCGAGAGTGTGTTATCTAGGGAAAAGCCAATGTATCTACTAGCAAATAACATCATTAGCCACACTGATAGATATACAAAGGTCCAATTATATGAAAAGTATCCTCTGATGTGTAAGCTTGTTTATTTTTCGGCACCAGACAGTTTGGGGATAGGGACAAAAGCTAAGCACGATGGATTCTCCACTTTCataccaaagaggaaacggAAGAATAACAAGTATATCCTGAAAGAGCCTGAAATCGATTTCCAAAAAGTGGATTCGTACTTCACTACCTGCACAGTCGTCtatgattttgaaaatggCCAGCAACTGAGGAATCAGCCATGGGTTAATTCGTTTTCAGATTTGTGTCTACACAGTCTCTGGTAA